Within Actinoplanes sp. L3-i22, the genomic segment GCTGACCGCGACCACCCGCGGTGACCGGGGATCGAGGAAGCCGTGCCGCAGCGGGCGGCGGCCGGCCGGCGCGGACGCCGGATCGAGCAGCAGGTCGACGGCGATCCCGACGAACCCCGGCATTCCGGGAGCGAACGCCCGCGCCGCGATGAGCTCCTCGGCGGCCTGCTCGGTCAGGATTGTCACGCGATGCCTCCGCTGGCGCTCGAGAAGTACGGCCCGAACAGATATCGGCGGGCCGGGGCGTTTCTTCAGTTGCCGGGGCGGCGCCGGATGCGGTCGGAGCGCCTCTCGGCGTCTCCGCTGCTCCGGCCACCGGCCCCGTGGTGGCGAGCATAGCATTCCTATCTGCGTGATAGGAATAGCGCAGCGGACCCTTTCGGGATAGCCTCCTAGGATGCCTTAGGGGTGGAATCAGGGCCATCTCCGGGGAAGTGCCGGTGCTCCGCCCGTCCCGCCGGTCATAGCGTCAGCCCATGGCATCGAACTCGGTCATCGTCCGCCGCACCGCCCTCGCCGCGCCGCTCCTGCTCCTGCTCTACGGCGTCCTCCGCTTCGCCGACGGCCTCGACGGCCACCGCGGCTCCGGCTTCCTGTGGAACGCCGGTCACCTGGCGTTCTTCGCCGGCATGGTGCTGTTCGGCGTGCTCGCCGTCGCGGTCCGCGGCACCTTCCCGAAAAATCATCGGCTCGCCACCGCGGCCACCGGCCTCAACCTGGCCGGCGTCCTCTGCTTCCTCTGGGTGATCACCGGCGACCTGTTCCCGGCATTCGGCGACGCGGCCCCGCTGCCCGGCCCGCTCGAGGTCGCCGGCCCGATGCTCTTCCCGCTCGGCACCCTGATCCTTTTCGGCCTGATGGTCGCCGCCCGCCGCCTGCCGGTGTGGACCCCGCTGCTGTTCGGCGCCGGCATCGCCGCGATCACCGTCGACCTGGACCTGCTCCCGTTCGCCGCGCTGACGATCCTGCTCGCGCTGGCTCCGCTCCGCCGCCCCGCGCGCCCGCGCCACCTGCGCCCCAGCCCGGCCATGCTCCTCTGACCTCCCGGTCGGCCGGGCTTGCGGTCGGTTGGGTTTGCGGTCGGCCGGGCTTGCGGTCGGCCGGGCTTGCGCCATAAAACACCTATTTGGTACGGACATTGCCGCCGTTTTCGCCAGCTTTTTGATCGCCCGAAGGTGGGGCCTACCGTCGATCGCTACCGTCCGTCGCGTGAAATTCGCGCTGTGTCATGGTTCGGCAGGTCGAAATTGTCGTACGTGAGTGGGAGCATCCGCAGCATGGAGATTCTGCCCGGCAGGGGCGTCGCAATGGTGCGGGTCGGCGAGACACGAGCCGAGGTGGAGGCGCGCCTCGGTCCGCCCGCCCATCCGGGCATCCCGGCCCGCTCGGTCTACGACACCGAGCCGTCGCTGGTGGTCGACTACGACGGCGACGTGGTGGAGCTCGTCGAACTGGGCTGCTCCGGCGACGGCGGCGAGCAGGCCACGGTGGACGGTGTCCAGCTGACGTATCGATTCATGGACGAGGTCGTCGCCGAGCTGACCGAGCTCGGTCACCGTCCCGAGCCGTGCGACTCCGGCTACGCGTTCCGCGCCGGCTTCACCATCTTCTCGACCGGCTCGCGCCACGCCGCCGACCTCGACCCGCTCGCCACCCCGGACGATCCCCGCGAGATCGTCGAGGGCGTCGGCATCGCCCCCGCTGCCTTCTGGCTGGGCTGACCCGAGCCCGCCGCCTTCTGGCTGGGCTGACTTCGGGCCTGCCGCCTTCTGGGTGGGCTGACCTCGGGCCCGCCTCCGCCGCCGCCCTGGCTGGTGGCCGGGCGGCCCCGAGCCCGCCGGCCCCTGGCTCGGCCGGTGGCTGACCCCGAGCCCGCCGGGCCGTGGATCAGAAGTTGATGGTGACGCCGGCGGCCTGGCAGGCGGTGGTGAGGTTGCCGCTGAGCTGCGCGAATCCGGCGTCCGCGGCGGCGCTGATCGGGTCCGCGGCGGTCGCGGCCTTGGCCACCTCGTCGGCGACCGCCCGCGCGGCGACGGTCACCTCGGTGGCCTCGGCGAACACGAGCGACTCGTTCACCGTGGCGTGAAACGCCGTGAAAGCCTTCTTCGCGTCGGCCACCTCGACGTGGCCGTCCGCCTTCTGCGCCTGCGAGAGGCCGTTCTTCATCGTGCTCCCGGCCTTGTTGACCGTGTCGCAGAGCTCCTTGTCACCGGTCACCTTCCCGCCGGTGCCGGTGCCGCCGCCCGACGCGGACGGGGCAGCGGCGATCGCCGACGTCTTCGGGGCGGCGCTCTCCGTGTTCGAGTCGCCGCAGGCGGCGAGGCTCGCCAGACAGGCGCAGAGCAGGGCGACGGGAACGATCCGGGAACGCATCACGGCCACGGACGGTAGCCGACGTTCCTGAGAGCCCACCCGCGGGACCGGTCCGTCAGGGAAATAGTCGGCACTGCTCCCGCTTCTGCCCTTGGCAGATGAATGGCGGATCGGGCCCGGGAGCTTTCTATCCTGGGCGGGTGAGCGCGGAAGATCCCATGAGCGAGCTGTTGGCCGCGGAGCGACGCCTGCAACAGGCACAGCGAAACGGGGACGTCGACGAGCTGGATCGGCTGCTCGATGACCGGCTGATCGCCATCGGTCCGGACGGCGGCCGCCACACGAAGGACGACGACCTCAACGCCTACCGTTCCGGTACCTCGGTGATCGACACCCTGACCCAGGAGAGCCTGGAGTCGCTGATCGTCGACACCACCGGCGTGACGTTCGTCGTCTGCTCGGTGACAGGCACCTACGGCGGAAAGCCGGTCAGCGCCCACCTCCGCTACACGCGGACCTGGTCGTACAGCGAAAATGTCGGCTGGCGCATCGTAGCCGCCCACATCGCCACTCTCTGACCTCCCGGCCGAAGGTCTGTGCCATCAGACCCAAGAAGCCACCAAATCCCCGTGCCACCAACAGCCCGGCCCTGCCCGGCCCTGCCCGGCCCTGCCCGGCCCTGCCCGGCCCTGCCCGGCCCTGCTCGGCCCTGCCCTGCTCGGCCCTGCCCTGCCCTGCTCGGCCCTGCTCGGCCGATGCCGCTCTGTGGCCGGTGTTCATGAGGGCTTCGTGGCCGGGGTAGGGCACCCGGCTCGCGTTTTCTGTGGGACCGTCGTTGCCAGGTAGCGCGCGCTTCCGGATCATGACCCCCGGCTCGAACGCGGCACGGGCCAGCTCATATGCCGGAAATCCAAGGCAATGTCGGGTTCCGTGCTTCATTTTGGGAGTAACCGCCCGCCCACATCGCCTGCGGGCCAGCCGGTTGAAATGTTTCATTCACGGTGCGATGCTGACATTCCCGGATGGGAGCGCTCACCCTAGAATGCGTTTCAATCCATCGTTCAATTGAGGGGGCACGGGGTTGGCTCTGCAGCCGCGCAACGGGCGCGCGCCGTCGGTCAAGGACGTGGCGGCAGCCGCCGGCGTCTCCCTCGGCACGGTGTCCAACGTGCTCAACCGGCCCGCCGTGGTCAGCACCGCCACCCGCGAGCGGGTCGAGCGCGCCATGGCCGACCTCGGGTTCGTCCGCAACGAGTCGGCCCGTCAGCTGCGCGCCGGCACCAGCCGCGCCCTGGCGTACGTGATGCTCGACGGCGGCAACCCGTTCTTCCAGGACGTCGCCGAGGGCATCGAGAACGCCGCCGACGCCGCCGACCTGTCACTGTTCGTCTGCAACAGCGGTGGCCGCGCCGAGCGCGAGTCCAAGCACCTCGACCGCCTGGTCCAGCAGCGGGTCCAGGGCATCCTGATCACCCCGGTCGACCCGGACGCGGGACACCTGGTCGAGATCGCCCGTCGCGGCATCCCGTTCGTGATGGTCGACCGGCTCAGCAGCGCCGGCGGCCACTGCTCGGTCGCCGTCGACGACGTGCTGGGCGGCCGGATCGCCGTCGAGCACCTGATCGATCGGGGACACGATCGGGTGGCGTTCGTCGGCGGGCCGGGCACCATCGGCCAGGTCCGCGAGCGGTACCAGGGGGCCCGCGAGGTGTGGGAGGAGTTCGGCAAGCCCGCCGAGGACCTGATCCACCTGCCGACCGAGGCGCTGACCGTGAGCGAGGGCCGGTCCGCGGGCGAGCGGCTGGCCGGGCTGCCGTCCCGGCGGCGGCCGACCGCGGCGTTCTGCGCCAACGACCTGCTCGCACTGGGACTGCTGCAGCATGCCGTGACCGCCGGCCTGCGAGTGCCGGACGACCTGGCCATCGTCGGCTTCGACGACATCGACTTCGCGGCCGCCGCGGCCGTGCCGTTGACCTCGGTCCGCCAGCCCCGGCAGGAGCTGGGCCGGACGGCGGCCCGCCTGGTCCTGGACGAGGCGACCAATCCGGACCACGAGCACGAGCAGGCCACGTTCGTGCCGGCACTGGTGGCGCGAGCCTCTACGGGAACGATTCGTCGCTGATCAGTGACCTCCCCAGGCTTGGTCCGAAGTTGAGCTGAGCCGCCTCGCCCGGCTTGGCCCGGCGTTGAGCTCAGCCGCCTCGCCCGGCTTGGCCCGAAGCTGAGCCCAGCCGCCCCGCCCGGCTTGGCCCGAAGCTGAGCCCAGCCGCCCCGCCCGGGTCGGTCCGGCGTTGAGCTCAGCCGCCTCGCCGCGGCTTCACGCGGGCAATTCTAGGTCCGTTCCGCCGGCGGTTCGAGTTATCCACACCAATGGCTTGTCCACAGGCCCCCTCCCAAGATCACGCCATTCCGGGATAATGGAGCAGGGCAGGCCCCCGTGGTGGGTGGGGAATCTGCCGGGGTGGGCGGGGCCGCGGCGGGGCGATGATCGAAGTGGCCGGGATCCCGGCTGGCGGAGGTGTTTCGGGAGCTGGCAAGCTGACCGGCTGTGGAAGCACTCCGGTTGATCCTGCTCTTCGTGCACCTTGTCGGCTTCGCCCTGTTGCTGGGTGGGGCGATCTCGCAGTTCCTCTCCGGCACGTTCCGGATCACTCCCGCGGTCCTGTGGGGATCGATCATCCAGCTGGTCAGCGGGCTCGGCCTGGCGGCGCCGCTGCGCGGTGGCGGGGACCACGAGCCAGATCCGGCCAAGCTCGTGGTCAAACTGGTCATCGCCGTGCTGATCTTCATCATGGTGTTCATCCCGCGTAAGCGGGAAGCGGTCAACAAGGGCCACTACATCGGCATCATCACGCTGACCCTGGCGAACGCGGCAGTCGCGGTCTTCTGGCACTGAGAAAGCCGGCACCGCGCCCCGGGAAGTCGACAAACGAGGCCGCCGACCGGCCCCGGGAAACCGGCGCCCGGAGCCGGCGATCCGAGCAGAGACGCCGGCGGCCGAGTGGAAAGGCCGCCGGCGCCCCCTACCGGAACAGCGTCAGGAATGCGGGCAGGTGTCCCGGTACTCCTGGATCGCGGACCCCGACGGCGCCGGGCAGAGGAACTGCTCATACCGCGTGTCATTGTCGATGAAGCGCTTCAACCAGGAGATGCTGTACTTCGCGATGGTCACGTTCGCCGACGTAGGCGCCGAGTGGGTCGCGTTGTTCAGTTCCAGGTACGCCTTGTCCAGCGTGCTCGGCAGGCTGGTGTAGAACGCCTCCGCGTGCGACGCCACCGGCGCCGTGGTGTCGTTCTCCGCGCCGATGATCAGGGTCGGGACCTGGTCGGTGGTCCAGCTCTTGGTGGTGTGCCAGGGCGTGAGCGGAACCGCCGCCTGCAGGGACGGCCGGGTCTTGGATGCGGACAGGCTGCCGCCGCCACCCATCGAGTAGCCCATCACGCCGAGCCGGGTGGCGTCGATGCGGGTGCGGACCGTGCTGGTGCCGGTCAGGTAGTCCAGGGCGGCGAGCAGTTGCGTGCCCCG encodes:
- a CDS encoding nuclear transport factor 2 family protein, with product MSELLAAERRLQQAQRNGDVDELDRLLDDRLIAIGPDGGRHTKDDDLNAYRSGTSVIDTLTQESLESLIVDTTGVTFVVCSVTGTYGGKPVSAHLRYTRTWSYSENVGWRIVAAHIATL
- a CDS encoding LacI family DNA-binding transcriptional regulator; its protein translation is MALQPRNGRAPSVKDVAAAAGVSLGTVSNVLNRPAVVSTATRERVERAMADLGFVRNESARQLRAGTSRALAYVMLDGGNPFFQDVAEGIENAADAADLSLFVCNSGGRAERESKHLDRLVQQRVQGILITPVDPDAGHLVEIARRGIPFVMVDRLSSAGGHCSVAVDDVLGGRIAVEHLIDRGHDRVAFVGGPGTIGQVRERYQGAREVWEEFGKPAEDLIHLPTEALTVSEGRSAGERLAGLPSRRRPTAAFCANDLLALGLLQHAVTAGLRVPDDLAIVGFDDIDFAAAAAVPLTSVRQPRQELGRTAARLVLDEATNPDHEHEQATFVPALVARASTGTIRR
- a CDS encoding dienelactone hydrolase family protein, producing MSVRSLLAASVLAVVVTLAPAPAQAANPYERGPAPTTASIEATTGPFATASTTVARTSSFGGGTIYYPTDTSAGTFGAVSIAPGYTNSKSAVAWLGPRIASQGFVVIVIDTLSVYDFPDSRGTQLLAALDYLTGTSTVRTRIDATRLGVMGYSMGGGGSLSASKTRPSLQAAVPLTPWHTTKSWTTDQVPTLIIGAENDTTAPVASHAEAFYTSLPSTLDKAYLELNNATHSAPTSANVTIAKYSISWLKRFIDNDTRYEQFLCPAPSGSAIQEYRDTCPHS